A genomic region of Saccopteryx bilineata isolate mSacBil1 chromosome 1, mSacBil1_pri_phased_curated, whole genome shotgun sequence contains the following coding sequences:
- the CYB5R1 gene encoding NADH-cytochrome b5 reductase 1 has product MGFQPSLGLLASLGAGLLTLLGLALGSYLVRRSRGPQITLLDPNEKYLLRLLDKTTVSHNTKRFRFALPTAHHTLGLPVGKHVYLSARIDGSLVIRPYTPVTSDDDQGYVDLVIKVYLKGVHPKFPEGGKMSQYLDSLKIGDVVEFRGPSGLLTYTGKGNFSIQSNKMSPPELRVAKRLGMIAGGTGITPMLQLIRAILKDPEDPTQCCLLFANQTEEDIILREDLEELQAQHPSRFKLWFTLDYPSEDWAYSKGFVTADMIQDHLPAPGDDVLLLLCGPPPMVQLACHPNLDKLGYSQKMRFTY; this is encoded by the exons ATGGGGTTCCAGCCG AGCCTAGGCTTGCTGGCCTCCCTCGGGGCGGGGCTGCTGACTCTGCTCGGCCTGGCTCTGGGCTCCTACTTGGTTCGGAGGTCCCGCGGGCCACAGATTACTCTGCTGGACCCCAATGAGAAGTACCTGCTGCGACTGCTAGACAAGACG ACTGTGAGCCACAACACCAAGAGGTTCCGTTTTGCCCTGCCCACCGCCCACCACACTCTAGGACTGCCTGTGG GCAAACATGTCTATCTCTCTGCCCGAATTGATGGCAGCCTGGTCATCAGGCCATACACTCCTGTCACCAGTGATGATGACCAAGGCTATGTGGATCTTGTCATTAAG GTCTATCTGAAGGGTGTGCACCCCAAATTTCCTGAGGGAGGGAAGATGTCTCAGTACCTAGACAGCCTGAAGATTGGGGATGTGGTGGAATTTCGAGGGCCAAGTGGGTTGCTCACTTACACGGGGAAAG GGAATTTTAGCATTCAGTCCAACAAAATGTCTCCACCAGAGCTCCGAGTGGCGAAGAGATTGGGCATGATTGCCGGCGGGACAG GAATCACTCCAATGCTCCAGCTGATCCGGGCCATCCTGAAAGATCCCGAAGATCCAACCCAGTGCTGTTTGCTTTTTGCCAACCAG ACTGAGGAAGACATAATCTTACGGGAAGACTTGGAGGAGCTGCAGGCCCAGCATCCTAGTCGCTTTAAGCTCTGGTTCACTCTGGATTATCCCTCAGAAG ATTGGGCCTACAGCAAAGGCTTTGTGACTGCGGACATGATCCAGGACCACCTGCCTGCCCCAGGGGACGatgtgctgctgctgctctgtggGCCTCCCCCAATGGTGCAGCTGGCCTGCCACCCCAACCTGGACAAACTGGGCTACTCACAAAAGATGCGATTCACCTACTGA
- the LOC136320343 gene encoding alpha-1,3-mannosyl-glycoprotein 4-beta-N-acetylglucosaminyltransferase-like protein MGAT4E, producing MNFALNLSEYFLMIEDHVHCTPKFISVIYWALSAWRERPWVILEFSSLSFSGKVLHTSDLSRLTTLLLLFPKDTPTHMLLSEFRLLLAQHVSIRLRSVFHPMGHYAAPEATCFPVEKEMVFGEPDNPTANVFTDMKTISDAIPQYAYVLNQECYFTLEPLRGNYLTVILERPQKVIRIEVLTGSHQQGLYQLEQGQVELGYDLLAHSEDCARYALLGPLVEGNLDQKVFYEEDTMEQLSCI from the coding sequence ATGAACTTTGCTCTCAACCTCTCTGAATACTTTCTGATGATAGAAGATCATGTTCACTGCACCCCCAAATTCATTTCTGTCATCTATTGGGCACTGTCAGCCTGGAGAGAACGGCCGTGGGTAATCCTGGAGTTCTCCAGCCTCAGCTTCTCCGGGAAAGTTCTCCACACTAGCGACCTCTCTCGCCTGACCacgctcctcctcctcttccccaagGACACGCCTACCCACATGCTTCTCTCGGAATTCCGTCTTCTCTTGGCCCAACATGTTTCAATTCGTCTCCGTTCCGTCTTCCATCCCATGGGCCACTATGCTGCGCCTGAGGCCACCTGCTTTCCTGTTGAAAAGGAAATGGTCTTTGGTGAACCGGATAACCCCACAGCCAATGTCTTCACGGACATGAAGACAATATCGGATGCGATTCCCCAGTACGCTTATGTTCTGAACCAGGAATGCTACTTCACCCTCGAGCCCTTGAGAGGCAACTACCTGACGGTAATTTTGGAAAGGCCACAGAAAGTCATACGGATAGAGGTGCTGACAGGTTCCCACCAACAAGGGCTGTACCAGCTGGAGCAGGGCCAAGTAGAACTAGGCTATGACCTCCTGGCACATTCTGAAGACTGTGCTCGCTATGCCCTGCTGGGACCATTGGTAGAGGGAAATCTGGACCAGAAGGTATTTTATGAAGAAGACACCATGGAGCAGCTGAGCTGCATATGA
- the LOC136320344 gene encoding alpha-1,6-mannosyl-glycoprotein 4-beta-N-acetylglucosaminyltransferase-like — MQLNPGRTHHLQTFKDMQNSEPFKPVNSHILIGAPPVEKKLLAIGISSVQRPQGSELVDTLQSLFFASSSSERKHFTVLVHLAGADPKWLRQMIDSLSALFKPHIQARELVVITTPLTSYHPSKDIKRTFNDPPTHVGSHSRQNMEYAFLMNFATHHSDYFLMVEDDVTCVPEFVTQIATAVSAWENRPWVTLEFSQQGLTGKLFRRRDLPRVVHFLLLFYQEMPCDDLLSHFQDLMQHTPVQFLPSLFQHMGNSSSLEGDDMGSPRNPAAFIHTNLQVAHDSVPLNAYSLDGKFFYTQSAEAGSHLTVVLDVPAQVSRVQVLTGSDLRGEDLLRDGQVELGYRSMDGGSDCNDYILLGLLVNGILNKQVLSPKSGEKVKCVRLLVTAPAPSGITIRHIRLWTK; from the exons ATGCAGCTCAACCCTGGTAGAACACACCACCTGCAAACCTTCAAAGATATGCAGAACTCGGAACCATTCAAACCTGTGAACTCCCACATTTTGATTGGAGCCCCTCCTGTGGAAAAAA AACTGCTGGCCATCGGGATTTCCTCAGTGCAGCGTCCCCAAGGGAGTGAGCTTGTGGACACCCTGCAGTCtctcttctttgcttcttcctcATCTGAGCGGAAACACTTCACTGTTCTGGTACACCTGGCAGGTGCTGACCCCAAGTGGCTCCGTCAAATGATCGACAGCCTCTCAGCCCTGTTTAAACCACACATCCAGGCCAGAGAGCTAGTTGTGATCACTACTCCACTCACAAGCTATCATCCCTCGAAGGACATTAAGAGAACTTTCAATGACCCTCCCACCCACGTAGGCTCCCACTCCAGGCAGAACATGGAATATGCCTTCCTCATGAACTTTGCTACCCACCACTCCGACTATTTCCTGATGGTGGAAGATGATGTGACATGTGTCCCCGAATTTGTCACCCAGATCGCCACTGCAGTGTCTGCCTGGGAAAACAGACCTTGGGTGACTCTGGAGTTCTCGCAGCAGGGCCTTACCGGGAAACTCTTTCGTAGGAGAGACCTGCCCCGTGTTGttcacttcctcctcctcttctaccAAGAAATGCCCTGTGACGACCTCCTCTCCCATTTTCAGGACCTCATGCAACACACGCCAGTCCAGTTCCTGCCCTCCCTTTTCCAGCACATGGGCAACTCCTCTTCCTTGGAGGGAGATGACATGGGTTCTCCCAGAAATCCGGCTGCCTTCATCCACACCAACCTGCAGGTTGCCCACGATTCTGTTCCCTTAAATGCTTACAGCCTGGATGGGAAATTCTTTTATACCCAGTCAGCTGAGGCTGGCAGCCATCTGACTGTGGTTTTGGATGTACCTGCCCAAGTGTCCCGAGTTCAAGTGCTGACTGGCTCTGACCTAAGAGGTGAGGACCTGCTGAGAGACGGACAAGTAGAACTGGGCTATCGTTCTATGGATGGTGGCAGTGACTGCAATGACTACATTCTGCTGGGGCTACTTGTAAATGGCATCCTGAATAAGCAGGTACTATCTCCCAAGTCTGGGGAGAAGGTGAAATGTGTGCGATTGCTTGTGACGGCCCCTGCACCCTCTGGAATAACGATCAGGCACATCAGGCTCTGGACCAAGTGA